The Panthera leo isolate Ple1 chromosome D4, P.leo_Ple1_pat1.1, whole genome shotgun sequence nucleotide sequence aacagaacaggtGAACTCTGTGTTTCAAGGAAGTTTCTGTGTGAATTGTTCATCAGGTTAACCTTGCCCTTCTCCGGAGGGGGTCCAGGGGCCGCTGGGCTCGCCGAGACCCACCCAGGGAGTCCGTGGCTCAGAACCGTTTCCTCACAGTGCTGGGGTGTCCTCTCCTCggtttttctcattcttctgacAGATCGAATCCCGAGGCAGACGGCAGAGAGGATCACGAGAGTGTTTCACTCCACATAAGCTTTTTCAGTTTAGAAAATACGGTCATACCTTACGGGATGGCTTTCTtgccataattttttttgtttttgaaacgtTTCAGCTCTGATGTTAGCACCGTAAACATTGGTATCGATATGTAATACTAGCTTCTGTGCTGCCGGAGCGAGCGCTCAATGAGCGTATGACGAAGACTCTTTGGGGGCCTTGGCAGCTTTTAAGGGCACAAAGAGGTCCCGGGGCCTCTTCATGCGCAAACCAAGTGTCCCCTACGTGTTTGGGGACTGCCGGACTTGAGCTGGTCTCTGTTGTCCTCTGCTCCGGGGAAGGGTTTGCTTAAATTCCCTAGACGTAAGGCCGGTGCTCTCTTTTCGTAACTAGTGCCTCGTCTCTCCGTGTGTTTGAGTCCCCTTCTCGAATAGACAGTGGCGTGTGTCCAACGGGCTTCTTTCCCCACGTTGCAGGCCTGTGTCTCAGCCAGCGCCCTTTGCTCTCCATCACGCTGCCAGCTGTGACCTGGACCCCGGCTCCGGTGACAGTGTCAGCCTGGCCCGCTCCATCAGCAAGGATAGCCTGGCGTCCAGTGTCATTAACCTGACTCCGCAGAACCAGCCCCAGCCCGCAGCGCTGAAGACCGATGGCAAAAGCCTCCTGAACGACGTCCACATCGAGGATGAAGAGCTCGTGGCCGTCATCAGAACGGACGTGGTTCCCCATGGCGGCGACCGGGGCCTGCTGGCAAGTGCCAGGTCTCCCCAGAGACTGGCAGACACCCTAGAAAGGAAGCCTGAGGCTTTCTTCCTGGAGCCGTTGATGCCGGCCGTGCTTAGGCCGGCCAAGGAGAAGCAGGCGATCGCCAAGGAGGACGAGTGTGGAGAGGGGCGGCCACGGAGCTTCGCCTCTAAGAGACCCAGCGAGGGCCACCAGCCCCTGGTGCGCAAGAGGGCGCCCAGCAGTCACGGCGGCCGTGACCCGACCAGGACTTTCACCCCGATCTCCTGTCCGGAATCTCCCGCGGGCGTGGACCCCGTGCCCGCTGAGACGGGGCCGCAGGCGGTGAGTGATTTCGATCCGTCCCCCCGGGGACAGTCTGTCGACGGCTTCTTTCTCCACGTGGCCAGGGCCGCTGACGACGCGGAGGGCAGGTTCTGCGTCAGCTGTGCCAGGAGCCCCGGCGCCCACGACCCCGAGCCGTGGGCCGTGCTGAGGCAGGACTCGGACTCCGACGTCGCAGACCTGGAGGAAGCCGAGCAGGACTTGGTCGGCGAGGACCACCCCGTGGTGATGGCCGGGTACGTCGGCGAGGAGGAGTCGGCGAAGCTGCAGGAGGACATGAAGGTGAGGGAGCACGAGGACAAGGACGACGCCAGCGGCCGCTCGAGCCCCTGTCTGAGCGCCGTGTCCCAGGTCAGCGGCGTGTCCGCGGCCAGCGGCAGCGTGAAGATGACGAGCTTCGCGGAGCGGAAGCTCCAGAGGCTCAACAGCTGCGAGACCAGGTCCAGCACCAGCAGCTCCCAGAAGACCACGCCGGATGCCTCGGAGAGCTGCCCGGCCCCGCTGACCACGTGGAAGCAGCGGAGGGAGCAGAGCCCGGGCGGGCCGAGCGCGGACCACGCCAGCCTCCTGGCCTCCGAGCTGGTGCAGCTGCACATGCAGCTGGAGGAGAAGCGCAGGGCCATCGAGGCGCAGAAGAGGGAGGTGGAGGCCCTGTCCGCGCGGCAGCGGCTGAAGCTGGGGAAGGCCGCCTTCCTGCACGTGGTCAAGAAGGGGAAGGCGGACGGCGCCGCCCCGCCGCGCCAGCCCGGACGGCCGGCGGGCGAGCGTGCGCGGCACGACGGGGAGGACTTCGACGGGGCCCCCGGGACGGAGGAGCTGGCCgcgaaggaggaggggagggaaggcgcCCTGCAGTCTCCGGACGTGGACGCCGAGAGCCCGGTCTTCCTGCAGCATAAAGCGACGGCCCCGGCCGCGCTGCACGAGCTGGAGAAGAGCAGGGCGCTGTCCGCCGCGCTGCTGGAGGACGCCGGCCGGGCGGTGGACGCGAGCGAGTGCGACCTGTCCATCGAGAAGCTGAACGAGACCATCAGCACGCTGCAGCAGGCCATCCTGAGGATCtcgcagcagcaggagcagctgCTCATGAAGCCGcccgcggccccggccccgggccccAAGCACGGCGGCCCGGACCAGCAGGTGCGCGCGGCCATCCACTTTGTGGAGCCGCTCTCCCCGCCCGGGACGGCCGCTCACCGCAAACCTCCTCGTCTCGGCCAGGCTCGGAATTCCCGCTCCGGGAGGCCGGCCGACCTGAAAGTCCCCAAGGACCGGCAGGCTTCCTCCCGCAGCAAGACCCCGACGCCCAGCGTGGAGAGCCTCCCGCACTTACGGCCCTGCCCGCCCCGCACCCCCTCCGACCCGGGCTGGGACGGTGTTGCAGAGCCTGGCGGTGACCCTCCCGAGAAGTACTTCTTTGACAGCTACCGGCTCCACGATGAGAACAACCAGCGGACTCTTGTCTTGTCTTCTTCCAAAGACGCAAATATCCTGTCCGAACAGATGAGCCTCAAAGAAGTTCTGGAAAGCGGCGTGAAGGAGGTGGGGCTCAGCTGTCCCTCGGTCTCAGGGAAGGAGAACGTCCCTGTGGATGAGCCCCCCAGAGGCAAGGCCAGTCTCATCGAGGTGGACCTCTCGGACCTGAAGGCCCCTGACGAGGACGGGGAGACGGAGGGCCCTCAGAGCGCCGTGGACCTCGCCAGCGAAGGCGACCAGAAGCCGGGGGTCGGCTTCTTCTTCAAGGTAAACTGCTCCCGGCATCTTCTCAGCTGGCGAGTCAGGACCTTACGCTCGGAGCGGGGCCGGCGgacctcccccaccgccccccgaaGGGCCAGGGAGGGATccgagccccccaccccatgtcgCAAGGACAGGGCAGGGCCTGTTGGTGCGATCGGGGCCGCGTGCCGGTGAGGCTGCTGCCCTGGGCCCGACTCGGGGATCCCGTGTGACCTGCGCATGTCAGAGCCACGGCTGGCGGAGGCACGTTCCCCAGgggttttgtttctgtctctgcctttctcataGTGTCTCCTTAGGTGGAGGAGAGAGGCGGATGGTGGGGAGTCCTTTCTGTTTTCACGGTCTTTCTCCCACAGGGCACAGGATTTCTCTTTTCCCAAAAGCAAGAAGCAGGGTTTGGTTTTTAACGCTTTCAAACTGTAAATGAACGGGTATCGATCTGGGTGTCAGCTCACTGTGTGGAAACCCGGGGCACAGCGTGCGGCTAAACTGGCTTCAGTAGGAGACATTGAGGAAGGTGGCCGGTTggggctgtttcttttttttgttttgtttttaaatgtttgtttatttttgagagagagacacacacacacactgcgtgagcgggggaggggcagagagagggggagacacaggatccgaagcaggttccaggctcccagctgtcagcccagagcccggtgtaggacttgaactcacagacctggagattgtgacctgagcccctTAGGCGCTCCAGGTTGGGGCTGTTTCTGGGACTGGTTTCCGTTTGTATGTTAGCGTCTGTAAACCCCCGCTAATTCATCAGGGAGAACGGTGGACACGCGTGTTCTCCGTGCACACGTGCATGCGGGCGCCTGGAGGGCCATGTCCCTCGGTGTGATGCGCCTTGTCTGCTCCGTAGGATGAGCAGAAGGCGGAGGACGAGCTCGCCAAGAAGCGGGCCGCCTTCCTCCTGAAGCAGCAGCGCAAGGCCGAGGAGGCGAGGGTGCGGAAGCAGCAGCTGGAGGCGGAGGTGGAGCTCAAGAGAGACGAGGCCCGGTAAGCGGGcgcctgccctgccccgcccctgccctgccccgcccctgccctgcctcgcccctgccctgccccgcccagCCCCAAGGCCAAGCTCTGGCTGAGGCACTTCTGGGACTCGTCCCTCTCATTCAGCACAACatccctgagctgtcagtgctcACCCTGGGGTCGCGTGGCTCCGCAGGGGTGCCGGGTGTCCACCGGGGGAGGCGGGTGCAGGTGTGGGGGCGTGGGGTGCAGGGGCGTGGAGTGTCGGATGTGGGCGTGTGGGGCACAGACTGTTCGATGCAGGGGTGTGGGATGCGGAGGCACAGAGTGAAGGACGTGGGGGTGTGGGTCGCAGGGGTACAGGGCACAGGGTCGCGGGGTGCGGGGGGCATGGAGAATTGGATGCAGGGGTGCAGGGGCACAGAGTGTTGGATGCAGGGGTGAGGGTTGCGGAGGCACAAAGTGTGGGATGTGGGGGTGCGGGTTGCAGGGGTGCAGAGCACAGAGATGTGGGGTCTGGGAGGCACAGAGTGTTGGACGCAGGAGTGCAGGGGCACAGAGTGGGGTGTGGGGACGCGGAGTGTCAGATGCAGGGGTGCAGGGGCACGGGGTGTTGGATGCGGGCCTGCGGGGACATGGGGCAGGgcgaggggggcaggggcacagggtATCGGatgcggggggggcgggggcatggGGTGTCGGatgcggggggggcgggggcacgggGTGTCGGACGCAGGGGTGCAGGGACACCAGGCGCGGTGGCCGCCGCCCACGCCTGAGGGGAGCGGGTGTCCCGCAGGCGCAAAGCCGAGGAAGAGCGCATccggaaggaggaggagaaggcgcGGCGGGAGCTCATCAAGCAGGAGTATTTGCGCAGGAAGCAGCAGCAGATCTtggaggagcaggggctggggaagcCGAAGGCCAAGCCCCGGAAGCCGCGGCCCAAGTCCGTCCACCGGGAGGAGTCGTGCAGCGACTCGGGGACCAAGTGCTCCTCCACCCGTAAGCAGGCGGGGCGGGCAGGGCGGctgcggcgggcggggcggcccCCGGCGGGCCTCGCAGCAGCTCCCTTGTCTCGCCAGCTGATCACCTGAGCCGCGCCCAGTCGGGCTCCAGCCTGTCCCTGGCTTCCGCGGCCACCACCGAACCCGAGAGCGTGCACTCGGGGGGCACACCTTCCCAGCGGTAAGGGGGAGCGGAGCGTGGGGCAGCGGGTTGTGTGCGGTGGTTCTGGGGCGATCTCTCCGCGGCCGGCCGCTGCCGCCGAGCTGGAGCCCTTTTGCTCTGTAGCCTTGACTTTAGCCGCGTGTCTTTCCCGTGAACGAGGACGTGTCCCCAGGTACCCACAGTTCCCGGATAGCGCTTCCCTGGGGCCCACAGCCCCCGTCTGTGGTCACCAGCCGTCCCATGGCATCCTTGAGGGCCGAGG carries:
- the CAMSAP1 gene encoding calmodulin-regulated spectrin-associated protein 1 isoform X1, with protein sequence MVDAGGCPAGEGWRRMEAAPDGAVDIVPLDRYDSARAKIAANLQWICAKAYGIDNIPEDLRDPFYIDQYEQEHIKPPVIKLLLSSELYCRVCSLILKGDQVAALQGHQSVIQALSRKGIYVMESDDTPVTDPDLSHAPIKMSAHMAMVDALMMAYTVEMISIEKVVASVQRFSTFSASKELPYDLEDAMVFWVNKVNLKMREITEKEVKLKQQLLESPAHQKVRYRREHLSARQPPYFPLLEDLMRDGSDGAALLAVVHYYCPEQMKLDDICLKEVTSMADSLYNIRLLREFSNEYLNKCFYLTLEDMLYAPLVLKPNVMVFIAELFWWFENVKPDFVQPRDVQELKDAKTVSHHKSSRPPVPISNATKRSFLGSPAAASPADVQPPAALPAEGSHRHRLHPEEPEHLGKGASAFSPSHPLLPLRQRQQKTAQGEGLPDQRHRSNSLTRVDGQPRGAAVAWPEKQNRPVSQPAPFALHHAASCDLDPGSGDSVSLARSISKDSLASSVINLTPQNQPQPAALKTDGKSLLNDVHIEDEELVAVIRTDVVPHGGDRGLLASARSPQRLADTLERKPEAFFLEPLMPAVLRPAKEKQAIAKEDECGEGRPRSFASKRPSEGHQPLVRKRAPSSHGGRDPTRTFTPISCPESPAGVDPVPAETGPQAVSDFDPSPRGQSVDGFFLHVARAADDAEGRFCVSCARSPGAHDPEPWAVLRQDSDSDVADLEEAEQDLVGEDHPVVMAGYVGEEESAKLQEDMKVREHEDKDDASGRSSPCLSAVSQVSGVSAASGSVKMTSFAERKLQRLNSCETRSSTSSSQKTTPDASESCPAPLTTWKQRREQSPGGPSADHASLLASELVQLHMQLEEKRRAIEAQKREVEALSARQRLKLGKAAFLHVVKKGKADGAAPPRQPGRPAGERARHDGEDFDGAPGTEELAAKEEGREGALQSPDVDAESPVFLQHKATAPAALHELEKSRALSAALLEDAGRAVDASECDLSIEKLNETISTLQQAILRISQQQEQLLMKPPAAPAPGPKHGGPDQQVRAAIHFVEPLSPPGTAAHRKPPRLGQARNSRSGRPADLKVPKDRQASSRSKTPTPSVESLPHLRPCPPRTPSDPGWDGVAEPGGDPPEKYFFDSYRLHDENNQRTLVLSSSKDANILSEQMSLKEVLESGVKEVGLSCPSVSGKENVPVDEPPRGKASLIEVDLSDLKAPDEDGETEGPQSAVDLASEGDQKPGVGFFFKDEQKAEDELAKKRAAFLLKQQRKAEEARVRKQQLEAEVELKRDEARRKAEEERIRKEEEKARRELIKQEYLRRKQQQILEEQGLGKPKAKPRKPRPKSVHREESCSDSGTKCSSTPDHLSRAQSGSSLSLASAATTEPESVHSGGTPSQRVESLEALPTLSRNPSRSTDRDWETASAASSLASVAEYTGPKLFKEPSSKSNKPIIHNAISHCCLAGKVNEPHKNSILEELEKCDANHYIILFRDAGCQFRALYCYYPDTEEIYKLTGTGPKSITKKMIDKLYKYSSDRKQFNLIPAKTMSVSVDALTIHNHLWQPKRPAVPKKTQTRK
- the CAMSAP1 gene encoding calmodulin-regulated spectrin-associated protein 1 isoform X2, which gives rise to MVDAGGCPAGEGWRRMEAAPDGAVDIVPLDRYDSARAKIAANLQWICAKAYGIDNIPEDLRDPFYIDQYEQEHIKPPVIKLLLSSELYCRVCSLILKGDQVAALQGHQSVIQALSRKGIYVMESDDTPVTDPDLSHAPIKMVNLKMREITEKEVKLKQQLLESPAHQKVRYRREHLSARQPPYFPLLEDLMRDGSDGAALLAVVHYYCPEQMKLDDICLKEVTSMADSLYNIRLLREFSNEYLNKCFYLTLEDMLYAPLVLKPNVMVFIAELFWWFENVKPDFVQPRDVQELKDAKTVSHHKSSRPPVPISNATKRSFLGSPAAASPADVQPPAALPAEGSHRHRLHPEEPEHLGKGASAFSPSHPLLPLRQRQQKTAQGEGLPDQRHRSNSLTRVDGQPRGAAVAWPEKQNRPVSQPAPFALHHAASCDLDPGSGDSVSLARSISKDSLASSVINLTPQNQPQPAALKTDGKSLLNDVHIEDEELVAVIRTDVVPHGGDRGLLASARSPQRLADTLERKPEAFFLEPLMPAVLRPAKEKQAIAKEDECGEGRPRSFASKRPSEGHQPLVRKRAPSSHGGRDPTRTFTPISCPESPAGVDPVPAETGPQAVSDFDPSPRGQSVDGFFLHVARAADDAEGRFCVSCARSPGAHDPEPWAVLRQDSDSDVADLEEAEQDLVGEDHPVVMAGYVGEEESAKLQEDMKVREHEDKDDASGRSSPCLSAVSQVSGVSAASGSVKMTSFAERKLQRLNSCETRSSTSSSQKTTPDASESCPAPLTTWKQRREQSPGGPSADHASLLASELVQLHMQLEEKRRAIEAQKREVEALSARQRLKLGKAAFLHVVKKGKADGAAPPRQPGRPAGERARHDGEDFDGAPGTEELAAKEEGREGALQSPDVDAESPVFLQHKATAPAALHELEKSRALSAALLEDAGRAVDASECDLSIEKLNETISTLQQAILRISQQQEQLLMKPPAAPAPGPKHGGPDQQVRAAIHFVEPLSPPGTAAHRKPPRLGQARNSRSGRPADLKVPKDRQASSRSKTPTPSVESLPHLRPCPPRTPSDPGWDGVAEPGGDPPEKYFFDSYRLHDENNQRTLVLSSSKDANILSEQMSLKEVLESGVKEVGLSCPSVSGKENVPVDEPPRGKASLIEVDLSDLKAPDEDGETEGPQSAVDLASEGDQKPGVGFFFKDEQKAEDELAKKRAAFLLKQQRKAEEARVRKQQLEAEVELKRDEARRKAEEERIRKEEEKARRELIKQEYLRRKQQQILEEQGLGKPKAKPRKPRPKSVHREESCSDSGTKCSSTPDHLSRAQSGSSLSLASAATTEPESVHSGGTPSQRVESLEALPTLSRNPSRSTDRDWETASAASSLASVAEYTGPKLFKEPSSKSNKPIIHNAISHCCLAGKVNEPHKNSILEELEKCDANHYIILFRDAGCQFRALYCYYPDTEEIYKLTGTGPKSITKKMIDKLYKYSSDRKQFNLIPAKTMSVSVDALTIHNHLWQPKRPAVPKKTQTRK
- the CAMSAP1 gene encoding calmodulin-regulated spectrin-associated protein 1 isoform X3, whose amino-acid sequence is MAMVDALMMAYTVEMISIEKVVASVQRFSTFSASKELPYDLEDAMVFWVNKVNLKMREITEKEVKLKQQLLESPAHQKVRYRREHLSARQPPYFPLLEDLMRDGSDGAALLAVVHYYCPEQMKLDDICLKEVTSMADSLYNIRLLREFSNEYLNKCFYLTLEDMLYAPLVLKPNVMVFIAELFWWFENVKPDFVQPRDVQELKDAKTVSHHKSSRPPVPISNATKRSFLGSPAAASPADVQPPAALPAEGSHRHRLHPEEPEHLGKGASAFSPSHPLLPLRQRQQKTAQGEGLPDQRHRSNSLTRVDGQPRGAAVAWPEKQNRPVSQPAPFALHHAASCDLDPGSGDSVSLARSISKDSLASSVINLTPQNQPQPAALKTDGKSLLNDVHIEDEELVAVIRTDVVPHGGDRGLLASARSPQRLADTLERKPEAFFLEPLMPAVLRPAKEKQAIAKEDECGEGRPRSFASKRPSEGHQPLVRKRAPSSHGGRDPTRTFTPISCPESPAGVDPVPAETGPQAVSDFDPSPRGQSVDGFFLHVARAADDAEGRFCVSCARSPGAHDPEPWAVLRQDSDSDVADLEEAEQDLVGEDHPVVMAGYVGEEESAKLQEDMKVREHEDKDDASGRSSPCLSAVSQVSGVSAASGSVKMTSFAERKLQRLNSCETRSSTSSSQKTTPDASESCPAPLTTWKQRREQSPGGPSADHASLLASELVQLHMQLEEKRRAIEAQKREVEALSARQRLKLGKAAFLHVVKKGKADGAAPPRQPGRPAGERARHDGEDFDGAPGTEELAAKEEGREGALQSPDVDAESPVFLQHKATAPAALHELEKSRALSAALLEDAGRAVDASECDLSIEKLNETISTLQQAILRISQQQEQLLMKPPAAPAPGPKHGGPDQQVRAAIHFVEPLSPPGTAAHRKPPRLGQARNSRSGRPADLKVPKDRQASSRSKTPTPSVESLPHLRPCPPRTPSDPGWDGVAEPGGDPPEKYFFDSYRLHDENNQRTLVLSSSKDANILSEQMSLKEVLESGVKEVGLSCPSVSGKENVPVDEPPRGKASLIEVDLSDLKAPDEDGETEGPQSAVDLASEGDQKPGVGFFFKDEQKAEDELAKKRAAFLLKQQRKAEEARVRKQQLEAEVELKRDEARRKAEEERIRKEEEKARRELIKQEYLRRKQQQILEEQGLGKPKAKPRKPRPKSVHREESCSDSGTKCSSTPDHLSRAQSGSSLSLASAATTEPESVHSGGTPSQRVESLEALPTLSRNPSRSTDRDWETASAASSLASVAEYTGPKLFKEPSSKSNKPIIHNAISHCCLAGKVNEPHKNSILEELEKCDANHYIILFRDAGCQFRALYCYYPDTEEIYKLTGTGPKSITKKMIDKLYKYSSDRKQFNLIPAKTMSVSVDALTIHNHLWQPKRPAVPKKTQTRK